From the Pungitius pungitius chromosome 6, fPunPun2.1, whole genome shotgun sequence genome, one window contains:
- the reln gene encoding reelin isoform X1, producing the protein MAAARASLGGALGCALLALIMGSSMDFGAPPASFYPRFNPFFFLCTHHGELDGIGVAEGGGEVLLTLQITGNPIAYTPGQEYQVTISTSVPFDGLLVTGLYTSTPVQSAPIPAPAAFGFGVMPERQFGGTQFVCSVVASHVSHQPSTSFTFVWIAPPPGTGCVNFLATATFRGQIIFKDALAQQLCEQGAPTESPLRPSLVELHGKHAVLRDDFDSNLQGELDPSIWSECRNCEVGEQCGVLMHGRAVTFCEPFGERELTTVPLNTSTASVLQFALGSGSCRFSYSDPSITVSYSLSGNANTSDDWITLEKIRAPTNSSTVVHLLPLPHQSRADGARLRWSQEVPRGPEGYESCWGLDNVLLLNAAHKAPLMEDNLDPPDTANWLFFPGATVKHACQSEGNALYFHGGEAVGHSFASTRDIDLHREEGRSYWEEDFESLPSNWDIEGAVCGTQCGEIESGSALVFEKEGRRRLCTPYLDTTSYGNLRFYFTMGGGDCDPGESHENDVVLFGRSEGRRERVTLDSLPYSSYRSPALVSVALPTELQTPVTQFCLEQRSHGGPNRHVWAVDFMQLLPVLPGTHTHVAQFSINLGCGSYQPANSVSLEFSTNHGRSWSLLHTECLPELCAGPHLPHSTIYSSDNYSGWTRISIPLPNAALTETTRFRWKQASTGLGNMWAIDNVYLGPACLRFCSGRGHCSRTGCKCDPGFSGPACELASQTFPAFLSEGFSSPRLSSYHSFSSLRGAEVSFGCGVLASGKALVFNRDSRRHLVTSPLDSSQARYLQFTLRLGSRSTLSSCPAPDQPGEGVLLHYSSDNGITWTLLQHYAYQGFHEPRIVSVELPAGARKFGVQFRWWQPYHSGRSHDVWALDEISMTSVLFNTISLDFSNVLDVTQSLGFYLGHVQPYCQHDWTLSFSGEPSPGSSIRYVETQSMQIGASYSLQFSLVMGCGREPSPHIDTQVRLEFSTNHGLTWHLVKEACLPGMTSCSEFTAPSVYHPSEFKDWRRITLSLPQKTWSSATRFRWIQNYYGEQDEWALDDIYIGQQCPNMCHGHGWCDHGHCRCDEGFSGTDCQPSSPLSSSVLSDFESQDALLATWQEVIGGEVVTPDMGCGVVSSGSSLYFSKAGLRQLLSWDLDTEWAEFVQFYLRVGGDWAECNQADSREEGVLLQYSNDGGINWGLIAEMYFTDFTKPRFVHYELPLASKTPSTRFRWWQPLHSGDGYDQWAIDDIIILSEREKHIIPMANPTLPQNFYEKPAFDYPLNQMSVWLMLGNEGMERDSNNSFCASTPSAMVFGRSDGDRVAVTRDLALRPGYTLQFKLNIGCESEFSASAPVMLQYSHDAGRTWALVREGCYPGTPGAGVCEGSGRELREPSVYNTGDYEQWTRVTVVIPRNVAASKTRFRWFQESSVHRDAPPFALDGVYISEPCPNHCGGHGDCISGVCFCDMGYTVEQDSCVPSVAGPTELTEGFEGKLSPLWQSLSGGQIGGGCGIIGEGKALYFSSPGRREARTVPLDTTNTRLVQFYIRIGSKSLGPTCTRPRSRNEGVIVQFSTNNGVQWQFVRELDFSSFLEPQVVTIELPPIAKTPYTVFRWWQPQQGKHSAQWALDDVLIGMNDSSRTGFHDKFDGTTPLRHNWYRVQGGEVTVDCLSLDTALTFNSEAIDKKPRYAESWDFEVSGSSFLQFELSMGCSKSTSFSHGVRLEYSTDCGHHWSLITPECVPPAIGCAGYTQSSIYTSTQYKHWRRITVYLPSAANSPRTRFRWIQTHFTPGAEGWALDNVLLAPGCPWMCSGHGLCDNGRCVCDKAYGGTHCVPLAQLPTVLREDFNENLQQETWPEVYGAERGTLSGEPLKSGTALIFKGDGLRMIVSRDLDCTNTLYIQFSFKFITKGVPERSHSVLLQYSVNGGISWLMLDEFYFPASTDTLFLHLPLPASAQTNATRFRLWQPYNSGKKEEVWVIDDLIIDGSSLHNPPTVIDSFDEGPDESNWLFFPGGNTGLYCPYQKTGIEEDDSAMVFVSSELGEHSITTRDIDVNENTIIQFEINVGCTSESSSSHPVRLQFSRDFGATWHLLVPLCAGGPQPSSLCSTELHPATVYFPGTTQGWRREVIHFGKLRLCGSVRFRWYQGFFSTGSSPPTWALDNIYIGPQCQDMCNGHGTCVGGSHCVCDPGHSGSDCSVPDTPNPDFLKDDFEGGAVDAQRFRLLSGGKPSRKCGIMSSGNHLFFSEDGLRMLVTNDMDLANARFVQFFLRLGCGKAAPDPRSQPVLLQFSVDGGLSWGLLQEFLFSNSSNQARLVALEIPLRARTSSTRLRWWQPSENGHFYSPWVIDQVVVGGSASGWGPLEDDFSSIDGRSWLLHPGGTRMPVCGSDGPAFAFIEKSNTRYAVTTDISLGPDAFIQFDFSASCSVTNSCYSVELEYSLDLGLTWQPVVRDCLPTSPDCSSYTLQRLLVSDTFNKWGRITLPLPSYARSPATRFRWFQQAPFDKQQTWALDNLYIGDGCPDMCSGHGRCQQSSCVCDPEWGGEYCDEPVVPLPSQLKDSFSRAPSLSHWHVLTGGKLSTVCGAVASGAALHFSGSCSRQLVTVDLNLTHAEFIQFYFMYGCMIPPSNRNQGVLLEYSLNGGINWHLLTEIFYDLYTKPGFVNVLLPPAARQEGVRVRWWQPQHEGADSSDWALDNVLIAGSDPRAQISDTFGGVALPNHERAPADGTSGRIGQGETQEETPIVSDHWLFSEDCSVQRFCSSPDGVMVCGISDGSEVYAVTHDIIPDKGWVMQFKIAVGCVEPERHADRQIHVQYSVDFGVTWKYLTPQCLPADPRCGGQVSQPSVFFPAEGWKRAVYPLADSLADTGVRFRFFQQHSDIQWAVENFYIGPACDGHCGGHGDCLDQRCLCDPGFTGPNCYASTPLKASLKERFDWEGAAGPQWQVLEGGRPCTDCGVLVEGTALYFGGADARQAVTADLDLRGAKFVEYWARIGSDDNMTMCHRPTCRKEGVLLDFSTDGGVSWTLLHEMDYLKYVSVRRDYIVLPEGALTNATRLRWWQPFTISSGLATPSLERAQWAIDNILVGGSDINPPTLLDTFDDEGVSHEESWSFYPNAVRTAGFCGNPSFHLYWPNKNQDKTHNILATRELIVQPGYILQFKIVVGCEADTCGDHHSVLLQYRKDARSDSWQLVQSECLPSSVNNVGCSPFQFHESTIYSPVNSSTWTRVTVQLPDHVSSGATEFRWIQKEGTGERQSWGVDHVYIGEACPGLCSGHGYCTSGAVCICDEGHHGDDCSLFGSDLPSSIKDNFESGSMSPESWQLIQGGGVGSGCGQLSPHAHGDSLYFNGCKMRQAVTKPLDLTRASKIMFVLQIGSVAQTDSCNIALDQPDTVDRAVLLQYSVNNGVSWHVIAQHQPKDFIKAQRVSYNIPLEARVKGVMLRWWQPRHDGAGHDQWALDHVEVVLVSTRKQNYMMNFARQTATRHYYSRKRRALQHRA; encoded by the exons agcCACAGCAACGTTTCGGGGACAGATCATTTTCAAGGATGCTCTGGCTCAACAGCTCTGTGAACAAGGAG CTCCGACCGAGTCCCCGTTAAGGCCGAGTCTTG TGGAGCTGCATGGAAAACACGCTGTTCTGCGTGACGACTTTGACTCCAACCTCCAAGGCGAGCTGGACCCGAGCATCTG GTCCGAGTGCAGGAACTGTGAGGTGGGAGAGCAGTGTGGTGTACTGATGCATGGCAGAGCGGTCACTTTCTGCGAGCCCTTTGGAGAACGAGAGCTG ACCACCGTCCCTCTCAACACTAGCACAGCCTCCGTCCTGCAGTTTGCCCTGG GCTCAGGCTCCTGCCGGTTCAGTTACTCAGACCCCAGCATCACTGTGTCATACAGCCTAAGTGGCAACGCCAACACCTCAGATGACTGGATCACACTGGAGAAGatcag GGCCCCTACCAACAGCAGCACTGTTGTCCACCTGCTTCCCCTGCCGCATCAATCCAGGGCCGATGGCGCTCGTCTCCGCTGGTCTCAGGAGGTCCCCCGGGGACCCGAGGGCTACGAGTCCTGCTGGGGGCTGGACAACGTGCTGCTGCTCAATGCTGCCCACAAGGCTCCTCTCATGGAGGACAACTTGGACCCTCCAGACACTGCCAACTGGCTCTTCTTCCCTGGAGCGACTGTCAAG CACGCCTGCCAGTCCGAAGGCAATGCCCTGTATTTCCATGGAGGTGAGGCAGTTGGCCACAGCTTTGCCTCCACCAGAGACATTGACCTGCAtcgggaggagggaaggagctACTGGGAGGAAGACTTTGAAAGTCTACCGTCTAA ttgGGACATCGAGGGAGCCGTCTGTGGGACCCAGTGTGGAGAGATCGAGTCCGGCTCAGCGCTAGTGTTTGAGAAGGAGGGCAGGAGGAGGCTGTGCACGCCGTACCTCGACACCACGTCTTACGGAAACCTTCGTTTCTACTTCACCATGG GCGGCGGCGACTGTGATCCAGGAGAGTCTCACGAGAACGACGTGGTTCTGTTTGGAAGGTCTGAAGGCAGGAGGGAACGTGTGACCCTCGACAGCCTCCCTTACTCTTCCTACAGG AGTCCCGCGCTGGTATCCGTGGCGCTGCCCACCGAGCTGCAAACACCAGTCACCCAGTTCTGCCTGGAGCAGCGGTCACATGGGGGGCCCAACCGCCACGTGTGGGCTGTGGACTTCATGCAGCTGCTCCCAGTGCTgcccggcacacacacacatgtcgccCAGTTCTCCATCAACCTCGGCTGTGGCTCCTACCAGCCCGCCAACAG CGTGAGTCTGGAGTTTTCCACCAACCACGGCCGCTCCTGGTCTCTGCTCCACACCGAGTGTCTGCCAGAGCTCTGTGCTGGACCCCACCTTCCTCACAGCACCATCTACTCCTCCGACAACTACAGCGG GTGGACCAGAATCTCCATCCCGCTGCCCAATGCTGCCCTGACGGAGACAACACGTTTCCGTTGGAAACAGGCAAGCACTGGATTGGGCAACATGTGGGCTATAGACAATG TGTATCTCGGCCCGGCCTGCCTCCGCTTCTGCTCTGGGAGAGGTCATTGCTCTCGCACCGGCTGCAA aTGCGACCCAGGCTTCAGTGGTCCCGCCTGTGAGCTCGCCTCCCAAACCTTCCCGGCGTTCCTGTCGGAGGGCTTCTCCAGCCCGCGCCTCTCCTCCTACCACAGCTTCTCCTCACTCCGCGGTGCCGAGGTCAGTTTCGGTTGTGGCGTGCTGGCCAGCGGCAAGGCCTTGGTCTTCAACAGAGACAGCAGGAGGCACTTGGTTACCTCTCCCCTGGACAGCTCCCAGGCCAG GTATCTGCAGTTTACGCTTCGCCTGGGGAGCCGGAGCACCCTGAGCTCGTGTCCCGCCCCAGACCAGCCAGGAGAGGGAGTCCTGCTGCATTACTCCTCAGACAACGGCATCACTTGGACACTGCTGCAGCACTACGCTTACCAAGGCTTCCACGAGCCAAG GATCGTGTCAGTGGAGCTCCCTGCCGGCGCCCGTAAATTCGGCGTGCAGTTCCGCTGGTGGCAGCCGTACCATTCGGGCCGCAGTCACGACGTGTGGGCCCTGGACGAGATCAGCATGACCTCCGTGCTGTTCAACACCATAAGTCTCGACTTCAGCAACGTGCTGGACGTCACCCAGAGTCTTGGTTTCTACCTCGGCCACGTGCAGCCCTACTGCCAACACGACTGGACCCTCAG cttctccggCGAGCCCAGCCCCGGCTCCAGTATCCGCTACGTGGAGACTCAGTCGATGCAGATCGGCGCCTCCTACAGCCTGCAGTTCTCGCTGGTCATGGGCTGCGGTCGCGAGCCGTCCCCTCACATTGACACTCAGGTCCGCCTGGAGTTCTCCACCAATCACGGCCTCACTTGGCACCTGGTCAAAGAG GCCTGTCTGCCCGGCATGACAAGCTGCTCTGAGTTTACAGCTCCCAGCGTCTACCATCCGTCAGAGTTCAAAGACTGGAGACGCATCACTTTGTCTCTTCCCCAGAAGACATG GTCCAGTGCAACACGATTCCGCTGGATCCAAAACTACTACGGCGAGCAGGACGAGTGGGCCCTGGACGACATCTACATCGGCCAGCAGTGTCCTAATATGTGCCACGGACATGGATGGTGTGACCATGGACACTGCAG GTGTGATGAAGGTTTCTCTGGAACAGACTGCCAGCCCTCCTCCCCGCTCTCCTCCAGTGTGCTCTCTGACTTTGAGTCCCAGGATGCATTGCTGGCCACATGGCAGGAGGTGATTGGTGGAGAGGTGGTCACCCCTGACATGGGCTGCGGGGTGGTCTCATCTGGATCATCCCTGTACTTCAGCAag gCTGGACTGAGGCAGCTGTTGAGCTGGGACCTGGACACTGAATGGGCGGAGTTTGTGCAGTTCTACCTGCGGGTGGGCGGAGACTGGGCCGAGTGTAACCAGGCGGACAGCCGGGAGGAGGGAGTGCTGCTGCAGTACAGCAACGACGGAGGCATAAACTGGGGCCTCATCGCTGAGATGTACTTCACCGACTTCACCAAGCCTCG CTTTGTCCACTATGAGCTTCCCTTGGCCTCTAAGACGCCCTCCACGAGGTTTCGGTGGTGGCAGCCTCTTCACTCTGGGGATGGTTACGATCAATGGGcaattgatgacatcatcattctATCAGAGAGGGAAAAACACATCATCCCCATGGCCAATCCAACTCTACCGCAG AACTTTTACGAGAAGCCAGCGTTTGACTACCCCCTGAACCAGATGAGTGTGTGGCTGATGCTGGGTAATGAAGGCATGGAGAGGGACAGCAACAACAGCTTCTGTGCCTCAACGCCTTCAGCGATGGTGTTTGGGCGCTCCGACGGGGACAGGGTGGCCGTCACCAGGGACCTGGCCTTGCGCCCCGGCTACACCCTTCAATTTAAG TTGAACATAGGCTGCGAGTCAGAGTTCAGCGCGTCCGCTCCGGTCATGCTGCAGTACTCTCACGACGCCGGGCGCACCTGGGCGCTGGTCCGAGAGGGCTGTTACCCAGGAACCCCGGGGGCAGGTGTCTGCGAGGGCAGTGGTCGGGAGCTTAGAGAGCCCTCCGTCTACAACACGGGAGACTACGAGCAGTGGACCAGGGTCACTGTGGTCATACCGCGCAACGTTGCAGCCAG TAAGACACGCTTCCGCTGGTTCCAGGAGAGCAGCGTGCACAGAGACGCTCCGCCCTTCGCCCTGGACGGGGTCTACATCTCTGAGCCTTGTCCGAACCACTGTGGGGGACATGGAGATTGTATCTCTGGCGTTTGCTTCTGTGACATGGGATACACAG TGGAGCAGGATAGTTGTGTGCCGTCGGTGGCCGGCCCCACAGAGCTGACTGAGGGCTTTGAGGGGAAGTTGAGCCCTCTCTGGCAGAGCCTGAGCGGGGGACAAATCGGAGGTGGATGTGGCATCATCGGGGAGGGCAAAGCTCTGTACTTCAGTAGCCCCGGGAGGAGAGAAGCGCGCACAGTGCCTCTGGACACCACCAACACACG GTTGGTGCAATTCTACATCCGAATTGGCAGCAAGAGTTTGGGGCCCACTTGCACGAGGCCTCGGTCTCGCAACGAAG GTGTCATTGTCCAGTTCTCTACAAACAATGGGGTCCAATGGCAGTTCGTTAGGGAGCTGGACTTTAGTTCCTTCCTAGAGCCCCAAGTGGTGACCATAGAGTTGCCACCTATTGCCAAAACCCCTTACACAGTATTTCGGTGGTGGCAGCCACAGCAGG GGAAACACTCGGCCCAGTGGGCTTTGGATGATGTCCTGATCGGTATGAACGACAGCTCCAGAACAGGCTTCCACGACAAGTTTGACGGGACGACGCCTCTGAGGCACAACTGGTACCGCGTTCAGGGCGGGGAAGTGACTGTGGACTGTTTATCTCTGGACACAGCACTCACCTTCAACTCCGAGGCCATTGACA AGAAGCCGAGGTATGCAGAGAGCTGGGACTTTGAGGTGTCCGGCTCGTCCTTCCTTCAGTTTGAGCTGAGTATGGGCTGCAGTAAGTCCACCTCGTTCTCCCACGGCGTGCGACTGGAGTACTCCACGGACTGCGGTCACCACTGGTCCCTCATCACCCCGGAGTGTGTGCCGCCGGCCATCGGCTGCGCTGGTTACACGCAGAGTTCCATCTACACCTCGACCCAGTACAAACACTGGAGGAGGATCACCGTCTACCTGCCCAGTGCTGCTAA TTCCCCACGAACTCGCTTCCGTTGGATTCAAACCCACTTCACCCCAGGGGCCGAAGGATGGGCTCTAGATAACGTGTTGCTCGCCCCCGGCTGCCCGTGGATGTGCTCCGGACACGGCCTGTGTGACAACGGGCGCTGTGT GTGCGACAAGGCTTACGGGGGGACACACTGTGTGCCTTTGGCCCAGCTGCCGACTGTGCTGAGAGAGGACTTTAATGAGAACCTGCAACAGGAGACATGGCCAGAGGTGTACGGGGCGGAGAGGGGAACTCTGAGCGGAGAGCCCCTTAAATCTGGCACCGCCCTTATATTCAAAGGG GACGGTCTGCGAATGATCGTGTCTCGGGATCTGGACTGCACCAACACTCTCTACATCCAGTTCTCCTTCAAATTTATCACTAAAG GCGTCCCAGAGCGCTCCCATTCAGTGCTGCTGCAGTACTCCGTGAACGGAGGAATCAGCTGGTTGATGTTGGATGAGTTTTATTTCCCAGCTTCCACGGACACTCTGTTCCTCCACCTGCCACTGCCGGCCAGCGCTCAGACCAACGCCACCCGCTTCAGACTCTGGCAGCCCTACAACAGCG gaaagaaagaggaggtgtGGGTCATAGACGATCTCATCATTGATGGAAGCTCCCTGCACAACCCACCGACGGTCATAGACAGCTTTGACGAAGGTCCCGATGAGTCCAACTGGTTGTTCTTCCCCGGAGGAAACACTGGACTCTACTGCCCCTACCAGAAGACTGGAAT cgaggaggacgacTCAGCGATGGTGTTTGTCTCCAGCGAGCTCGGCGAGCACTCCATCACCACCAGGGACATTGACGTAAATGAGAACACTATCATCCAGTTTGAG ATCAATGTCGGCTGCACATCAGAAAGCAGTTCCTCCCACCCGGTGCGTCTGCAGTTCTCGCGGGACTTTGGTGCCACGTGGCACCTTTTGGTGCCCCTGTGCGCCGGTGGGCCCCAGCCCTCCTCGCTGTGCTCCACGGAGCTCCACCCTGCCACCGTCTATTTCCCTGGCACAACTCAGGGCTGGAGGAGGGAGGTTATTCACTTTGGAAAGCTTCGCCTCTGTGG GTCAGTGAGGTTCCGATGGTACCAGGGTTTCTTCTCAactggttcttctcctccaacaTGGGCGTTAGACAACATCTACATCGGCCCACAGTGTCAGGACATGTGCAACGGCCACGGGACCTGTGTGGGGGGaagccattgtgtgtgtgaccccGGCCACTCCGGATCGGACTGCTCCGTGCCGGACACCCCCAACCCCGACTTCCTAAAGGACGACTTCGAAG GGGGAGCTGTGGATGCGCAGCGTTTCAGGCTGCTGAGCGGGGGCAAACCATCCAGGAAGTGTGGCATCATGTCGAGTGGAAACCACCTGTTCTTCAGTGAGGACGGCCTGCGCATGTTGGTCACCAATGACATGGACCTGGCTAATGCTAG GTTTGTTCAGTTCTTCCTGCGGCTCGGCTGTGGTAAAGCTGCTCCGGACCCTCGCTCCCAGCCGGTTTTGCTGCAGTTCTCTGTGGACGGAGGTCTCTCCTGGGGCCTCTTGCAGGAGTTCCTCTTCAGTAACAGCAGTAATCAGGCTCGCCTGGTGGCCTTGGAGATCCCGCTGCGCGCTCGCACCTCTTCCACTCGCCTCCGCTGGTGGCAGCCCTCGGAGAACGGACACTTTTACAGCCCATGGGTCATTGATCAG GTGGTAGTGGGCGGCAGTGCCAGTGGCTGGGGACCTTTGGAAGATGATTTCTCTTCAATCGACGGGCGCTCGTGGCTGCTCCACCCTGGAGGAACCCGCATGCCCGTTTGTGGGTCCGATGGGCCAGCGTTCGCTTTTATCGAGAAGTCCAACACTCGCTATGCCGTTACCACCGACATCAGTTTGGGTCCAGATGCCTTCATCCAGTTTGACTTTTCTGCTTCCTGCTCTGTCACCAACTCCTGCTACT CGGTGGAGTTGGAGTATTCTCTGGATCTGGGTCTGACCTGGCAGCCTGTGGTCAGGGACTGTCTGCCCACGAGCCCCGACTGCTCCTCCTACACGCTGCAGAGGCTGCTGGTTTCTGACACCTTTAACAAGTGGGGCCGCATCACCCTGCCTCTCCCATCATATGCCAG GTCTCCGGCCACGAGGTTCCGTTGGTTCCAGCAGGCTCCGTTTGACAAGCAGCAGACGTGGGCTCTGGATAACCTCTACATCGGAGACGGCTGCCCAGATATGTGCTCTGGACACGGACGCTGCCAACAGAGCTCCTGTGT GTGTGACCCGGAGTGGGGCGGAGAGTACTGCGATGAGCCCGTGGTTCCTCTGCCCTCCCAGCTGAAGGACAGCTTCAGCCGGGCGCCTTCACTCAGCCACTGGCACGTACTCACCGGCGGGAAACTCAGCACTGTGTGCGGAGCCGTGGCCTCTGGAGCTGCTTTGCACTTCAGTGGG AGCTGCAGCCGTCAGCTGGTCACAGTGGACCTCAACCTGACCCACGCTGAGTTCATCCAGTTCTACTTCATGTACGGCTGCATGATCCCACCCAGCAACCGTAACCAGGGAGTGCTTCTGGAGTACAGTTTGAATGGAGGAATCAACTGGCACCTGCTGACAGAAATCTTCTACGACCTGTACACCAAGCCCGG gtttgtgaatgtgctgctgccccctgctgcccGCCAGGAGGGAGTACGCGTGCGCTGGTGGCAGCCGCAACACGAGGGAGCAGACAGCAGCGACTGGGCTCTGGATAACGTTCTCATCGCAGGCTCGGACCCTCGGGCGCAGATATCGGACACGTTTGGAGGGGTGGCACTGCCCAACCACGAGCGAGCGCCGGCTGATGGCACCTCAGGACGGATAGGGCAGGGAGAGACGCAGGAGGAGACGCCTATAG TGAGCGACCATTGGTTGTTCTCGGAGGACTGCTCAGTGCAGCGTTTCTGCAGCTCCCCCGATGGAGTGATGGTGTGTGGCATTTCCGATGGGAGTGAGGTGTACGCTGTCACACATGACATCATCCCTGACAAGGGGTGGGTCATGCAGTTTAAG ATCGCGGTGGGCTGTGTTGAGCCAGAGCGCCACGCGGACCGACAAATCCACGTGCAGTACTCGGTGGACTTTGGAGTGACCTGGAAGTACCTGACGCCGCAGTGCCTGCCCGCTGACCCCCGCTGCGGAGGTCAGGTCTCCCAGCCATCAGTGTTCTTCCCCGCCGAAGGCTGGAAGAGGGCGGTCTACCCGCTGGCCGACAGCCTGGCCGACAC tgggGTGCGGTTCCGGTTTTTCCAGCAGCACTCGGACATCCAGTGGGCCGTGGAGAACTTCTACATCGGGCCAGCGTGTGACGGCCACTGCGGAGGACACGGAGATTGTCTGGACCAGCGCTGTCTCTGCGACCCCGGGTTCACTGGACCAAACTGCTACGCCAGCACTCCTCTAAAG GCATCTCTGAAGGAGCGTTTCGACTGGGAGGGGGCAGCAGGCCCTCAGTGGCAGGTGCTGGAGGGCGGGAGGCCCTGTACAGACTGCGGTGTGCTGGTTGAGGGGACAGCCCTGTACTTCGGCGGCGCCGATGCCAGACAGGCTGTCACTGCAGATCTGGACCTCCGCGGAGCAAA GTTTGTGGAGTACTGGGCCAGGATTGGAAGTGAcgataacatgaccatgtgCCACCGGCCAACGTGTCGTAAAGAGGGAGTGCTGCTGGACTTCTCCACTGACGGAG GCGTGTCCTGGACACTGCTGCACGAGATGGATTACCTGAAGTATGTGTCGGTGAGGAGAGACTATATCGTCCTCCCCGAAGGAGCTCTGACCAACGCTACTCGCCTGCGCTGGTGGCAGCCATTTACCATTTCCTCGGGCCTAGCCACTCCCAGTCTGGAGAGGGCCCAGTGGGCCATAGACAACATATTGGTGGGGGGGTCAGACATCAACCCACCCACTCTGCTCGACACTTTTGATGATG AGGGTGTTTCCCACGAGGAGAGCTGGAGTTTCTACCCCAACGCCGTGCGGACAGCTGGCTTCTGCGGAAACCCCTCCTTCCACTTGTACTGGCCCAATAAAAACCAAGACAAGACGCACAACATCCTGGCCACGCGAGAACTCATAGTGCAACCCGGATATATTTTACAGTTTAAG ATTGTCGTTGGTTGTGAGGCAGACACCTGTGGAGACCATCATTCTGTCCTGCTGCAGTACAGGAAGGATGCAAG GTCTGACTCGTGGCAGCTGGTACAGTCCGAGTGCCTCCCCTCCTCAGTCAACAACGTGGGCTGCTCTCCCTTCCAGTTCCACGAGTCCACCATCTACAGCCCAGTCAACAGCTCAACGTGGACGAGGGTCACTGTGCAACTGCCAGACCACGTCTCGTCAGG GGCTACCGAGTTCCGCTGGATTCAAAAGGAGGGGACAGGAGAGCGGCAGAGCTGGGGAGTGGACCATGTCTACATCGGTGAAGCCTGTCCGGGGCTCTGCAGCGGCCACGGCTACTGTACGAGTGGAGCGGTCTGCATCTGTGATGAGGGACACCATG GTGACGACTGCTCCCTCTTCGGCAGCGACCTGCCCAGCTCCATCAAGGACAACTTTGAGTCCGGCAGTATGTCTCCGGAGAGCTGGCAGTTGATCCAGGGTGGCGGAGTGGGCAGCGGATGCGGTCAGCTGTCACCGCACGCCCACGGAGACTCACTCTACTTCAATGGCTGTAAGATGAGGCAGGCAGTTACCAAACCGCTGGACCTCACAAGAGCCAG TAAGAtcatgtttgtgctgcagatcGGCAGCGTCGCGCAGACAGACAGCTGTAACATAGCTCTGGATCAGCCCGACACAGTCGACCGGGCCGTGCTGCTGCAATACAGCGTCAACAATGGAGTCAGCTGGCACGTCATCGCACAGCACCAGCCCAAAGACTTCATAAAGGCCCAGAGAGTGTCCTACAATATTCCACT AGAGGCGCGAGTAAAAGGGGTGATGCTGCGATGGTGGCAGCCACGCCACGACGGCGCAGGACATGACCAGTGGGCGTTGGACCATGTGGAAGTAGTTCT